Proteins from a single region of Nocardiopsis dassonvillei subsp. dassonvillei DSM 43111:
- a CDS encoding DUF6114 domain-containing protein, with protein MILSGAVMASLVAMPVELMIQTGVGGVSSLMFGGMLAVLGLVTWFTPNQHVITGSLAGFLGLGALILSNLGGLVVGTLLALAGGGLAFSWRPVARPPRRRGRRRRRREEEGVEAPPDTRAGD; from the coding sequence ATGATCCTCTCCGGCGCCGTCATGGCCTCGCTCGTCGCGATGCCGGTGGAGCTGATGATCCAGACCGGTGTCGGCGGGGTCTCCTCGCTGATGTTCGGCGGCATGCTCGCCGTTCTGGGCCTGGTCACCTGGTTCACCCCGAACCAGCACGTCATCACCGGTTCGCTGGCCGGGTTCCTCGGTCTGGGCGCGCTCATCCTGTCCAACCTGGGCGGTCTGGTGGTCGGCACCCTGCTGGCGCTGGCCGGTGGCGGACTGGCCTTCTCCTGGCGGCCGGTCGCCCGGCCGCCCCGGCGGAGGGGACGACGACGGAGGCGCCGGGAGGAGGAGGGCGTGGAGGCCCCTCCGGACACCCGAGCCGGGGACTGA
- a CDS encoding DUF6230 family protein, translating to MDTTSPDTPESHTSWKRFALFSIPAGAAVGGILVAMAQGALAASFTVSGQDFKISAEELNGEGFVQYGWLDQTVREEAVPVAVAGIREAEIQGLCQSVLTEFPIVGQISLRLTAGDRGTPVVAENLVIDMSQMDGNASFEDIEIGRDAGTLDQGPQGSRGFDDLFGMQSDTIVIEDLEQTARAASAGTFRLSGLSLGISMGDDECF from the coding sequence ATGGACACCACATCCCCCGACACCCCCGAGAGCCACACCAGCTGGAAGCGCTTCGCGCTCTTCTCGATCCCGGCGGGCGCGGCCGTGGGCGGCATCCTGGTCGCCATGGCTCAGGGCGCCCTCGCCGCCTCCTTCACCGTCTCCGGTCAGGACTTCAAGATCTCCGCGGAGGAGCTGAACGGCGAGGGCTTCGTCCAGTACGGCTGGCTGGACCAGACGGTCCGCGAGGAGGCCGTGCCGGTGGCCGTCGCCGGGATCCGCGAGGCCGAGATCCAGGGGCTGTGCCAGTCGGTCCTGACCGAGTTCCCCATCGTCGGACAGATCTCGCTCCGGCTGACCGCCGGTGACCGGGGCACCCCGGTCGTCGCGGAGAACCTGGTGATCGACATGTCGCAGATGGACGGCAACGCCTCGTTCGAGGACATCGAGATCGGCCGCGACGCGGGCACCCTCGACCAGGGCCCGCAGGGGTCGCGGGGGTTCGACGACCTGTTCGGCATGCAGTCCGACACCATCGTGATCGAGGACCTGGAGCAGACGGCCAGGGCCGCCAGCGCCGGGACCTTCCGTCTCTCCGGCCTGAGCTTGGGCATCAGCATGGGGGACGACGAGTGCTTCTGA